Part of the Streptomyces sp. NBC_00457 genome, ACGGCCCGCGATCAGCCTACCGGGCGCATGAGTCGGCTTGGCTCCCGCGTCCGGCATCCGAGCGACGATAGGAAGGGGATCCGCCTCATGTTCGGGAGTTGCCGTGACTGCTACGGAAAGCCTCATCGAAGCCGCCGGCGCCCACAGCGCGCACAACTACCACCCGCTGCCGGTCGTCGTGGCGACGGCGGACGGGGCCTGGATGACGGATATCGAGGGGCGGCGGTATCTGGATCTGCTGGCCGGGTATTCGGCGCTCAATTTCGGTCACCGCAACCGGCGGCTGATCGATGCGGCGAAGGCTCAGCTGGATCGGGTGACGCTGACGTCGCGGGCGTTTCATCACGACCGGTTCGCCGCGTTCTGCGCGGAGCTGGCCGAGCTGTGCGGCATGGAGATGGTGCTGCCGATGAACACGGGGGCGGAAGCGGTGGAGACGGCCGTGAAGACGGCCCGGAAGTGGGGGTACCGGGTCAAGGGCGTGCCGGCGGAGATGGCGAAGATCGTGGTCGCGGGCGGCAATTTCCACGGCCGTACGACGACAGTCATCAGCTTCTCCACGGACCCGGAGGCGCGCGCGGACTTCGGGCCGTACACGCCGGGCTTCGCGATCGTGCCGTACGGGGATCTGACGGCGATGCGGGAGGCGATGACCGAGAACACGGTGGCGGTGCTGCTGGAGCCGATCCAGGGCGAGTCGGGGGTGATCGTGCCGCCGCACGGTTATCTGCCGGCGGTGCGGGAGCTGGCGCGGGAGCGGAATGTTCTCTTCGTCGCCGACGAGATCCAGTCGGGGCTGGGGCGGACGGGACGTACCTTCGCGTGCGAGCACGAGGGGGTGGTGCCCGACATGTATGTGCTGGGCAAGGCCCTCGGCGGTGGCGTCGTGCCCGTGTCGGCCGTGGTGTCGAGCGCCGAGGTGC contains:
- the rocD gene encoding ornithine--oxo-acid transaminase, yielding MTATESLIEAAGAHSAHNYHPLPVVVATADGAWMTDIEGRRYLDLLAGYSALNFGHRNRRLIDAAKAQLDRVTLTSRAFHHDRFAAFCAELAELCGMEMVLPMNTGAEAVETAVKTARKWGYRVKGVPAEMAKIVVAGGNFHGRTTTVISFSTDPEARADFGPYTPGFAIVPYGDLTAMREAMTENTVAVLLEPIQGESGVIVPPHGYLPAVRELARERNVLFVADEIQSGLGRTGRTFACEHEGVVPDMYVLGKALGGGVVPVSAVVSSAEVLGVFRPGEHGSTFGGNPLACAVALEVLAMLRTGEFQARATELGEHLQRELAALVGTGHVTEVRGRGLWAGIDIARGYGTGREVSEKLMDRGVLVKDTHGATIRVAPPLVIGKEDLDWGLAQLRGVLGV